In the genome of Planctomycetota bacterium, one region contains:
- a CDS encoding beta-ketoacyl-ACP synthase III — MPASRILGTGHYLPPSVVTNVDVTRMMDTTEEFIVTRTGVLRRRHAEPHECASSLAVPACQAAVADAGLTMGDIDLLILNTITPDHADPGTAFFLQARLGIPGIAVLDIKQQCAGLIYGLSIADHFVRAGTHRHALVACSEVLSKRIDGSYDGRNIAILLGDGAGAVVVGPAPDGRPGIVSTALHADGAGAKALYTAAPGSALGRPDCINAGDVGAGRVHFRMDGKAVFENGVARMSEAIVEALETHSLTFDDLALLIPHQANLRMLEEIVRKVGAPPEKVFVNVEEYGNMASACLPVALDQARRQGRAPEGSLVLLVAFGSGFVWGSALLRL; from the coding sequence ATGCCCGCCTCACGCATCCTCGGCACGGGGCACTACCTGCCGCCCAGCGTCGTCACGAACGTGGACGTGACGAGGATGATGGACACGACCGAGGAGTTCATCGTCACGCGCACGGGCGTGCTGCGCCGCCGCCACGCCGAGCCGCACGAATGCGCCTCGAGCCTGGCCGTTCCCGCATGTCAGGCGGCGGTGGCCGACGCCGGCCTGACGATGGGCGACATTGACCTGCTCATCCTCAACACCATCACGCCCGACCACGCCGACCCGGGCACCGCCTTCTTCCTTCAGGCGAGACTCGGCATCCCCGGCATCGCCGTGCTCGACATCAAGCAGCAATGCGCGGGGCTCATCTACGGCCTATCCATCGCCGATCACTTCGTGAGGGCAGGCACCCACCGCCACGCGCTCGTGGCCTGCTCCGAGGTCCTCTCGAAGCGGATCGACGGCTCCTACGACGGCCGCAACATCGCCATTCTGCTTGGTGACGGTGCCGGCGCGGTCGTCGTCGGGCCCGCACCCGATGGCCGGCCGGGCATCGTCTCCACCGCTCTCCACGCCGACGGTGCCGGCGCGAAGGCCCTCTACACCGCCGCCCCAGGCTCCGCCCTCGGTCGCCCCGACTGCATCAATGCCGGTGATGTCGGCGCCGGCCGCGTCCACTTCCGCATGGACGGCAAGGCGGTGTTCGAGAATGGTGTTGCCCGAATGTCCGAGGCCATCGTCGAGGCGCTCGAGACCCACAGCCTGACGTTCGATGACCTGGCCCTCCTCATCCCGCACCAGGCCAACCTGCGCATGCTCGAGGAAATCGTCCGCAAGGTCGGTGCCCCGCCCGAGAAGGTCTTCGTCAACGTCGAAGAGTACGGGAACATGGCCTCCGCCTGCCTGCCCGTGGCCCTCGACCAGGCCCGGCGACAGGGGCGAGCGCCTGAGGGCAGCCTGGTGCTTCTCGTTGCCTTCGGCTCGGGCTTCGTGTGGGGCTCGGCGCTCCTGCGCCTGTGA
- a CDS encoding MBL fold metallo-hydrolase translates to MLIKNPPVAVSDKVLMLGTNAYPMFLYSGEDEGTLFEGGVGAMGPLLLEQFDQLGIRRDFVKQIVVTHAHPDHVMAVPLLRREFPGAQVLASGAAAKTMGIDKAIGFFCKIDGALTGSLLQSGAIDDRHRPEALTEMRIPVDRLLKEGDAVVVDTGVAFRVLETPGHSECSLSLFEPDTRTLVISDAAGYYLPEHDLWWPNYFTGYAPYVSSLVRLAKLGAEVLCLSHNGAIRGARAVARCFRDALAATKAYHERILAEAKAGKAPDQIAAELGAEIHARTPLLPLDFFQKNCAVLVKQSLAYGSPEQKG, encoded by the coding sequence GTGCTGATCAAGAATCCCCCCGTTGCCGTGAGCGACAAGGTGCTGATGCTGGGCACCAATGCCTATCCCATGTTCCTGTACTCCGGCGAGGACGAAGGCACCCTCTTCGAGGGCGGCGTGGGCGCCATGGGGCCGCTGCTGCTCGAACAGTTCGACCAGTTGGGCATCCGCCGCGACTTCGTGAAGCAGATCGTGGTCACCCACGCGCACCCCGACCACGTGATGGCCGTGCCGCTGCTGCGCCGCGAGTTCCCCGGCGCCCAGGTGCTGGCCTCGGGAGCGGCCGCGAAGACGATGGGGATTGACAAGGCGATCGGCTTCTTCTGCAAGATTGACGGCGCGCTGACCGGTTCGCTGCTCCAGTCCGGCGCCATTGACGATCGCCACCGCCCCGAGGCGCTCACCGAGATGCGGATCCCCGTGGACCGTTTGCTCAAGGAGGGCGATGCGGTGGTGGTGGACACCGGCGTCGCGTTCCGCGTGCTCGAGACGCCTGGCCACAGCGAGTGCAGCCTGAGCCTCTTCGAGCCGGATACCAGAACGCTGGTCATCTCGGATGCGGCGGGCTACTACCTGCCCGAGCACGATCTCTGGTGGCCCAACTACTTCACGGGCTATGCGCCCTACGTCAGTTCGCTCGTCCGCCTGGCCAAACTGGGCGCGGAAGTGCTATGCCTCAGCCACAACGGGGCCATCCGCGGCGCCCGGGCCGTCGCCCGCTGCTTCCGCGACGCGCTGGCGGCGACCAAGGCCTACCACGAGCGCATCCTCGCCGAGGCCAAGGCAGGCAAAGCCCCTGACCAGATCGCCGCCGAACTCGGCGCCGAGATCCACGCGAGGACGCCGCTGCTTCCGCTCGACTTCTTCCAGAAGAACTGCGCGGTCCTCGTCAAGCAGTCCCTCGCCTACGGGAGCCCCGAGCAGAAAGGCTGA